In the genome of Cygnus olor isolate bCygOlo1 chromosome Z, bCygOlo1.pri.v2, whole genome shotgun sequence, one region contains:
- the MED18 gene encoding mediator of RNA polymerase II transcription subunit 18: protein MEAPPVTMMPVTGGTINMMEYLLQGSVLDQSLESLLHRLRGLCDNMEPETFLDHEMVFLLKGQQASPFVLRARRSIDKSGMPWHLRYLGQPEIGDKNRHALVRNCVDIATSDNLTDFLVEMGFRMDHEFVAKGHMFRKGIMKIVVYKIFRILMPGNTDNIEPLSLSYLVELNVVAPAGQDVVSDDMRNFAEQLKPLVHLEKIDPKRLM, encoded by the exons ATGGAGGCGCCCCCCGTTACCATGATGCCCGTGACGGGCGGCACCATCAACATGATGGAGTACCTGCTGCAGG GCAGCGTCCTGGACCAGAGCCTGGAGAGCCTGCTGCACCGCCTGCGCGGCCTGTGCGACAACATGGAGCCGGAGACCTTCCTGGACCACGAGATGGTGTTCCTGCTGAAGGGGCAGCAGGCCAGCCCCTTCGTGCTGCGGGCGCGGCGCTCCATCGACAAGAGCGGCATGCCCTGGCACCTGCGCTACCTGGGCCAGCCGGAGATAGGGGACAAGAACCGGCACGCGCTGGTGCGCAACTGCGTGGACATTGCCACGTCGGACAACCTGACGGACTTCCTGGTGGAGATGGGCTTCCGCATGGACCACGAGTTCGTGGCCAAAGGGCACATGTTCCGCAAGGGCATCATGAAGATCGTGGTCTACAAGATCTTTCGCATCTTGATGCCGGGCAACACGGATAACATTGAGCCGCTCTCCCTCTCCTACCTTGTGGAGCTTAATGTGGTAGCTCCAGCTGGACAGGATGTAGTCTCCGATGACATGAGGAACTTTGCAGAGCAGCTAAAGCCTCTGGTGCATCTGGAGAAAATTGACCCTAAAAGGTTAATGTGA